GTAAAGCTCGATACCCTTGTCGGTCGGCCCGTCGAAGACGATGCGACCGCCCTTGAGGTAGATGACCCGGCTGCACATCGTCTTAATGCTGAACATGTTGTGCGAGACGAAGAGAATCGTCGCCTGGGAGCGTTGCAGGTTTCGCGAGAAATCCATGCATTTCTTCTGGAACGAGACGTCGCCGACCGACAGCACCTCGTCGAGCAACAGAATGTCGGGTCGCAGGTGGGCGGCGACCGAAAACGCGAGGCGCACATACATGCCGCTCGAATACCGCTTCACCGGCGTATCGATGAAGTCGGCAAGGCCGGCGAACTCGACGATTGCCTCGAAGTTGCGACGTACCTCCTCGCGCGGCATGCCGAGGATTGCGCTGTAGAGGTAAATGTTCTCGCGGCCGGTCAGCTCCCAGTGAAAGCCGGTGCCGACTTCGAGCAGCGCGCTCACCCGCCCGGCGATAACGGCACGACCGGTGGTCGGAACGGTGATCCGCGACAACAGCTTAAGTAGCGTGCTCTTGCCGGCGCCGTTCAGGCCGATGATGCCGACGCTCTCGCCGTGGCGGATGACGAAGCTAGCGTCGCGCAGTGCCCAGAAGTCGCGGGAGTTGGAGCGCGCCGCGCTGCGGCGGAACAGCCCGCGCGCGCCTTCGGCGATGACGTCGCGCAACGTGTTGTGCTGCGCGGCGCTTCCCACCGCATAGCGCTTGCCGAGGCCTTCGGCACAAATGGCTTCGTTGACGCTCATATCACATCCGCGAAAACGCGCTCCATGCGGCCGAAATAGACGAGACCGCCGGCCAGCAGCGCGCCGGTCAGGGCGATGCCGATGCCGATGGCCGTGAAGTCCGGGCTTGTGGTGCCGAGCAGTGCCCAGCGAAAGCCCTCAATGATGCCGACCAGCGGATTGAGGCTATAGATGACCTTGAAGCGCTCGGGCACCAGGCTGACCGGGTAGATGAGCGGGCTCGCATACATCCAGATCTGGATGAGGAACGGCACGACGTGCTTGATGTCGCGGAAACGGACGTTGAGTGGCCCTAGCCATAAGGCAACCGCGAACGCCAGCCCCAGCGCGAGAAGAACGAACGCCGGCAGGAAGACGATGTTCGCGGTCGGCACCATGCCGTACCAGGCGAACAGCCCGATTAACGCAAACGAGGACAGCGCCAGATCGACGAGTGGCGCCGCCACCATCGCCAGCGGGATGATCAGCCGCGGGAAGTAGATCTTGCGGACGAGTTCACCATCTTCGACGAGGCTGAGCGAGCTGCGCCGCACCGCGTCGGCGAAGTACGTCCATGGCAACAGGGCGGTGAAGGCGAACAGCGGATAGGGAAGGCCGTCGGACGGAAGGCGAGCAAAGTAGCCGAAGACCACGGTGAAGATTAGCATGGTCAAACACGGCTGGATGATTGCCCAGCCAGCGCCGATCAGCGCCTGCTTGTAGCGAACCTTGATTTCTCGCCACACCAGGAAATAGAGGAGATTGCGGTATTGCCAAGCTGCTTTTAGCCGCGGCAGGAGATCCTGCGCTGCCGTCGAGACGACATAGGCCGACGACGGCACCCCCGACGCCTCCCGCATGCTGTGATCCACGAATAGCTCCTCTTCAGCTCAGCTCTATCCCGCGGTCGACTCTCACCTCGGTATGGTCAGCAGGTGTCGGGTGTAAGGAAGGTACCGGCAGCCTCCCGGTTTCAGCAGGCTGTGTACGTGATACACCGCCGCCAGCCGGCGTTTGCCGCGCCGGCGGCATTCATCGGAAATGGCATGCAATGCCGCGCCGTGCTTGCGCCTTAGTGAACGCCGCTCTTCGCGCGGCAACGGCAGCGTTTCAAGTTCACGCAGAAAATCATCTTCGTAGACGAGCATCTCGAAGCTTTTACTGAGCGAATGAGGTGTGTCGTTGTAGCGGTAAGAAAATTGTGGAGAGAAGCGGACTTTCTTTGAGAGAGAGGCCTTATAGGCGATCCATGTCCACTCAAAGAGCGGAGGGATGTCTCCGAACCAGTCGACCGGAAAAGCGATACTGCGAAAGATTGTACCGGATGGATAGAGCCAGTTCGCTTGGCGCAATGCGGCGAGCGGTGCTCGCCCAACCGCATCGACGTCGCTGATAATTGGCTGCTGCCGCCCGTCGACGCTGCTGAGGTAGCCGTTGGTGACCACCGCATCCGCCTCAGGCTGCGCCTCGATTGCCGCGAGCATCGCATCGACGCCGTTCGGCAGGTACGCATCGTCGTCGTCGAGGAAGGCAAAGTAGGGCGCGGATACCGCCGAGCGCCCGGCGATCAAGGCGCGCTGCAGGCCACCGACGATGTGAACGACGTGCACACCCGCGATCTGGCGTACCGCTGCGATCACTGCCGCATCG
This genomic stretch from Rhodospirillales bacterium harbors:
- a CDS encoding ABC transporter ATP-binding protein, producing the protein MSVNEAICAEGLGKRYAVGSAAQHNTLRDVIAEGARGLFRRSAARSNSRDFWALRDASFVIRHGESVGIIGLNGAGKSTLLKLLSRITVPTTGRAVIAGRVSALLEVGTGFHWELTGRENIYLYSAILGMPREEVRRNFEAIVEFAGLADFIDTPVKRYSSGMYVRLAFSVAAHLRPDILLLDEVLSVGDVSFQKKCMDFSRNLQRSQATILFVSHNMFSIKTMCSRVIYLKGGRIVFDGPTDKGIELYETDCRLATLRTGAAPEQWPVMIKDVVISGEAGDDKTVFDLGERMRIRIVYESRTKLVDPNFIIAFLRSDAVACCNFSSEADGVKVDGEQGVATIEVLTPPLKLVADVYTVHILIRERGFQEVLCAQIGGTFHVRHDLFDAHFGVFHEAGTWSCGSPYAVGGETCSGPGASSLGALRRTEEASPAAVAVLERK
- a CDS encoding ABC transporter permease; translation: MREASGVPSSAYVVSTAAQDLLPRLKAAWQYRNLLYFLVWREIKVRYKQALIGAGWAIIQPCLTMLIFTVVFGYFARLPSDGLPYPLFAFTALLPWTYFADAVRRSSLSLVEDGELVRKIYFPRLIIPLAMVAAPLVDLALSSFALIGLFAWYGMVPTANIVFLPAFVLLALGLAFAVALWLGPLNVRFRDIKHVVPFLIQIWMYASPLIYPVSLVPERFKVIYSLNPLVGIIEGFRWALLGTTSPDFTAIGIGIALTGALLAGGLVYFGRMERVFADVI
- a CDS encoding glycosyltransferase family 2 protein — encoded protein: MTVEVIIRTLAEAGRRTSLINAIDSLMRGQRCRVRPIIVINGDRFDAAVIAAVRQIAGVHVVHIVGGLQRALIAGRSAVSAPYFAFLDDDDAYLPNGVDAMLAAIEAQPEADAVVTNGYLSSVDGRQQPIISDVDAVGRAPLAALRQANWLYPSGTIFRSIAFPVDWFGDIPPLFEWTWIAYKASLSKKVRFSPQFSYRYNDTPHSLSKSFEMLVYEDDFLRELETLPLPREERRSLRRKHGAALHAISDECRRRGKRRLAAVYHVHSLLKPGGCRYLPYTRHLLTIPR